A segment of the Leptotrichia massiliensis genome:
TGATGAAAGAGTAGCTGCTTCCATTTCATTCAATTTATACTCATTAATAAATCTTTTTGCCTTCTCATCTGCAAATTCAGGCATTTCATCCTTCACATTTGAAAGTCTTGACTCAGTAATGATAATCGCTGGCAAGTCAGGCTCTGGAAAATATCTGTAGTCCATCGCTTCCTCTTTGCTTCTCATCGGCTTTGTAACTGCGTTTTCCTCATCCCAAAGCCTTGTTTCCTGAACTACACGCCCTCCACTTTCAAGCACTTCAATTTGTCTGTTTGTTTCATACTCAATCGCCTTCACAACCGCCTTAAACGAGTTTAAGTTCTTAGTTTCCGTTCTAGTCCCAAGTTTTGTTTCACCTTTTTTTCTAACAGAAACATTAGCATCGCATCTAAGTGATCCAAGTTCCATACTTACATCACTGACTTTTGTATATTTCAGCCTATCCTTCAATGTATTCAAATAAGCATATGCTTCCTCAGCATTTTTTATCTCAGGCTTTGAAATAATCTCGATTAACGGTACAGAGGCCCTATTATAATTTAGCAAAGTTTCAGAAGCCGTATGAATACTTTTCGCCGTATCTTCCTCAATCTGTATTCTTTCAATCCCGACACTTGCCTCTTTTCCACTATTCGTCGTAATTTCCAAAACTCCATTTTCAGCATAAGGCTTAAAAAACTGTGTTATTTGATAATTTTTTGGCGAATCAGGATAAAAATAATTTTTTCTATCAAAATAACTCTCCCTGTTTATCTCACACCCAAGTGCAAGTGCCGCCTTTATCGCATAATCCAGCACCTTTTCATTCAACTTCGGCAAAGCCCCAGGCTGCCCTGTACAAATAGGACATACCGCAGTATTAGGCTCTTTATTATCATAATCCGCATCACAAGAACACCATACTTTCGTATTCGTTTTCAATTGACAATGCACTTCCAGTCCAATGACTGTTTCATATTCCATACTCATTTTTTATTTATTCCCTTCTTCAAATTTTGTATTTTTCCTATTCCTGCTTTCATTTAAAATTTTTAATATTTGTGAGAAATTTTATTCTCTTTTCAACTTCTCAACTTTTTCTGAATATTCATTTATCATTTCATTTACTTCATTATTTTTTCCAGTTTCAATTTTTGTTATTATAACTTTTGTATTTTTAGAAATATCTTCTAACTTTTGTAGCATGTTTTTAAATTCTTCATTACTTGTATTTTCTTGCGACAATTTTGAAGCATCTAATTTTCTCATACCAGAAATAGTATGATCCAATGTTTTTTGAATACTTTTTAATTCATTTACATATTTTTCCTTATCATTATTTTCTATGACAAAAGGTTTAGAAGTATCAATAGATAATTTTGAACCGTAGAACTTATCTCTAAACATTTCACAAAGCAAATTTACTTTTAACTTATTGTACAATATACTCTTACCAGTTTGATCATTTAAAACACTAATTGAATTTTTCATAACAACATACATTGTCTTTCTAAATTCATGAAAAAATTTATCATATTTTTCAAGGGAATTTCTATAACTCTTTACGTATTTTTCAGATAAAACTTTCCCTTTTTCAAAATTATCTTTTTGATATTCCTTATTTTTATAATAATTTCTTATTTCATCCATACTGGCAAGTTTTTCTTCAATGGAATTAATAAATTCTTCGGTTTTTTTGATAATTCATTTTTCATATCATTCATATTTTTTCAAGATGCAGCTTGTATTGATTTTCATCGTAATCTAAAAGAAATGAATTAATTTTTTCTTCATTTGGCATAACAAAGTTGTTATTTTCATCCAAAAAATTCTGTGAATAGTTATTGTAAAAAATATCTGGAAAATTTTCTAGCCGATAAGAAGAAATTATATTCCCATATTTATTTAATAAGTTGGGATTTTCAATTAACGGATACATTATATTTTGTAACTCTTCTGTTTTTATATTTTTATTAACCATATCAACTTCTGAAATTTCACTGTAATCTTTTGAATTAATTACTTTTTTCTGCTTACCGCATCCCAACATTAATACTAATAATAATGATAAAACAATATATTTTTTTCTAAGCTTCATATTCAGATCACCTTTTATAATTTCTAATTACAGCGTTCCTATTGCTCTCTCAACAAGATAATTTCTTACTGTAAAATCTGTAATTAAGTGCATAATTTCTTTATAATCAGTTTTTTCAAATCTAGTAATTATTTCATTTAAATAAGTAGACATATTTTTCATTTCTTCTACTATTTCTTTATATTTTTCTGAATTTAAATCTTCCTTTTCAATTGTTTTTTCATCAAGTTTTTCCATGTCTTGAACAGTTTTATCCAATACCTGATGAATATTTTTTAAATTATCAATATAATTTC
Coding sequences within it:
- the gatB gene encoding Asp-tRNA(Asn)/Glu-tRNA(Gln) amidotransferase subunit GatB, whose translation is MSMEYETVIGLEVHCQLKTNTKVWCSCDADYDNKEPNTAVCPICTGQPGALPKLNEKVLDYAIKAALALGCEINRESYFDRKNYFYPDSPKNYQITQFFKPYAENGVLEITTNSGKEASVGIERIQIEEDTAKSIHTASETLLNYNRASVPLIEIISKPEIKNAEEAYAYLNTLKDRLKYTKVSDVSMELGSLRCDANVSVRKKGETKLGTRTETKNLNSFKAVVKAIEYETNRQIEVLESGGRVVQETRLWDEENAVTKPMRSKEEAMDYRYFPEPDLPAIIITESRLSNVKDEMPEFADEKAKRFINEYKLNEMEAATLSSEQELAGYYEEVVKVSDDARLAANWVLTEILRVLKEKNISIEEFSVEPENIGKLIKLIKANTISSKIAKDVFEILLSENKDPEIIVKEKGLVQITDNSEIEKIVEQVLAENPQSVEDYKAGKSNALKYLVGQSMRLSKGKANPQMINEMILARLEG
- a CDS encoding DUF3829 domain-containing protein, which gives rise to MDEIRNYYKNKEYQKDNFEKGKVLSEKYVKSYRNSLEKYDKFFHEFRKTMYVVMKNSISVLNDQTGKSILYNKLKVNLLCEMFRDKFYGSKLSIDTSKPFVIENNDKEKYVNELKSIQKTLDHTISGMRKLDASKLSQENTSNEEFKNMLQKLEDISKNTKVIITKIETGKNNEVNEMINEYSEKVEKLKRE